A window of Vigna unguiculata cultivar IT97K-499-35 chromosome 4, ASM411807v1, whole genome shotgun sequence contains these coding sequences:
- the LOC114180274 gene encoding cell division cycle-associated protein 7-like isoform X1 gives MCCSFWSFVECLESWCENMQDETASSSEEKWFVYGPEKKEEVDKYIHSSLLLQMDGRLNFEDAVASSPKRTGKSCHQCRQKKENFAATCKNFKKGKRCPIKFCNKCLLTRYGENAEVVGQVADWTCPKCRGCCNCSICQKRRGEQPTGPLYKNAKECGYMSVAEMLAVKKASKALNPSEATFEEELEVCNNGGDNVGAMCQGEVQRFPTIEEELLLPLAWN, from the exons ATGTGTTGCAGCTTTTGGAGTTTTGTAGAGTGTTTGGAAAG CTGGTGTGAAAATATGCAAGATGAAACTGCTTCTTCATCTGAAGAAAAATGGTTTGTCTATGGTCCTGAGAAGAAGGAAGAGGTTGATAAGTATATTCACTCAAGTCTCCTACTCCAAATGGACGGTAGATTGAACTTCGAGGATGCTGTGGCCAGTTCTCCAAAGCGAACCGGAAAATCTTGTCATCAA TGCCggcaaaaaaaggaaaattttgcTGCAACATGCAAGAACTTCAAGAAAGGGAAACGTTGTCCAATTAAGTTCTGCAACAAGTGCCTCTTGACCAG GTATGGGGAGAATGCTGAAGTGGTCGGACAGGTGGCTGATTGGACATGTCCCAAGTGCCGAGGCTGTTGCAACTGTAGCATCTGCCA GAAGAGACGAGGTGAACAGCCAACTGGTCCTCTCTATAAAAATGCCAAGGAATGTGGTTATATGTCAGTTGCAGAAATGCTGGCAGTTAAGAAGGCTTCAAAAGCATTAAATCCATCTGAAGCTACTTTCGAAGAG GAGCTTGAAGTTTGTAACAATGGTGGTGATAATGTTGGTGCCATGTGCCAAGGAGAAGTACAAAGGTTCCCAACAATTGAGGAGGAACT
- the LOC114180274 gene encoding cell division cycle-associated protein 7-like isoform X2 — MCCSFWSFVECLESWCENMQDETASSSEEKWFVYGPEKKEEVDKYIHSSLLLQMDGRLNFEDAVASSPKRTGKSCHQENFAATCKNFKKGKRCPIKFCNKCLLTRYGENAEVVGQVADWTCPKCRGCCNCSICQKRRGEQPTGPLYKNAKECGYMSVAEMLAVKKASKALNPSEATFEEELEVCNNGGDNVGAMCQGEVQRFPTIEEELLLPLAWN, encoded by the exons ATGTGTTGCAGCTTTTGGAGTTTTGTAGAGTGTTTGGAAAG CTGGTGTGAAAATATGCAAGATGAAACTGCTTCTTCATCTGAAGAAAAATGGTTTGTCTATGGTCCTGAGAAGAAGGAAGAGGTTGATAAGTATATTCACTCAAGTCTCCTACTCCAAATGGACGGTAGATTGAACTTCGAGGATGCTGTGGCCAGTTCTCCAAAGCGAACCGGAAAATCTTGTCATCAA gaaaattttgcTGCAACATGCAAGAACTTCAAGAAAGGGAAACGTTGTCCAATTAAGTTCTGCAACAAGTGCCTCTTGACCAG GTATGGGGAGAATGCTGAAGTGGTCGGACAGGTGGCTGATTGGACATGTCCCAAGTGCCGAGGCTGTTGCAACTGTAGCATCTGCCA GAAGAGACGAGGTGAACAGCCAACTGGTCCTCTCTATAAAAATGCCAAGGAATGTGGTTATATGTCAGTTGCAGAAATGCTGGCAGTTAAGAAGGCTTCAAAAGCATTAAATCCATCTGAAGCTACTTTCGAAGAG GAGCTTGAAGTTTGTAACAATGGTGGTGATAATGTTGGTGCCATGTGCCAAGGAGAAGTACAAAGGTTCCCAACAATTGAGGAGGAACT